The window CGAGTCGGAACCCGAGGGAGAGCAGCGGCCTGAGGCCCATGGCTTCTACAGCGGTGATATGACCGGGCTCGGCGGAGGCGTGACTGATGACACAGTAATCCTGCACAGCCGGACAGATCTTCCATGCGGCAGTGTAGGCGGCAGTGGAAATAAACCCGTCAACGCAGACGAGCTGACGATTCTTGGCCGCACCGATGATGAGGCCTGCGAGGGTTGCAATCTCAAGCCCGCCAAGGGCGGCGAGGATGGCTACGGGGTCGCCGGATTCGATGGCAGCCTTGTTGGTTTCGAGACCGCGACCGATGATAACGGCCTTGGAAGCAACGCCGTTCTTGTCGAGGCCGGTGCCGGGACCAGTCATGGCCTCGGGCTCAAGACCAAGATACGCGCAGTAGAGAGCGGTGGACGGCGTGGTGTTGCCGATGCCCATGTCGCCGGTGCCGAGAGTGCGAACACCGTCCTCGTGGGCGCGGTCGGCGAGGGAAATACCGAGCAGCAGCGCTTCGAGACACTGCTCGCGAGTCATAGCCGGACCGACTGCGAGGTTGGCAGTGCCGGGAGCCACCTTGGCCTGGATCAGGTTGGGATGTTCGTCGTAGCCTTCGCCGCAGGAACCGGCGTCCACCACGTAGAGTTCAGCTCCGGCGGTCTTGGAGAGCACATTGATGCCCGCACCGCCGTTGAGGAAATTGAGGATCATCTGACGGGTAACTTCCTGCGGGAAGAGAGAGACACCCTCTTCGACCACGCCGTGATCGCCTGCCACGGTGTAGATACGCATGGGGTCGGCGGCGGGCCCCTCGCCCTGGTTGATCAGGAACATCTGGAGCGCGAGGTCTTCGAGACGACCGAGGCTGCCCTGCGGTTTGGTCAGATTGTCGAGATGGGCCTGGCCTTTGGCGGCGAGGGAAGTGTCAACGGGCTGAATGGCTGCCACGGCAGCGTCAAATTGGTTCTGCATTATATCCTCGTGAATGGAATTTTCGTTAGTAGGGCGTGGATACACTGTCGCCAGCCCAGTGTAAACCGTGTGGTTGAACGGCTGGCGCGGACATGGTATTTCTTTGCAGGATATTTCAAGAGGTTCCGGAAAACAGATGACAAAAGAACTCTGCATAGTACACGCCAATTGTCAGGGCGAACCACTGGTCGAGCGGCTGATGGCATGCCCGGAATTCGCGGCGCAGTATGACTGCCGACTGTTCACCAACTATGTCCGGGAGCCGGTCCCTGATGATGTACTGGGACGCTGTTCGCTGTTCCTGCATCAATATCTCGGGCCCAAATGGAATGAACTCGCCTCAGACGTCCTGATCGGAAAACTGCCAGCCAACGCCCGGCACCTGTGCGTTCCCAACATGTTCTTCACCGGCTACTGGCCCATGTGGAGTGGCGCAGGCGGCTTCAACTACCGGTGCACCCATCTTGATTCGTACATCGACATGGGCCTCTCGCCCGAAGAAACGGTCATGCTCTTTCTGCGCTCGGATGTGCAGTCCAAATACGACTTGCCCGGCTTGGTGGAAGCATCACTCAAACGGGAACGGGAGCGAGAGAGTCACACCCCCATCAAATATGTGCATGTGATCGAAGAGGAGTTCGGAAGTCGCCGTCTCTACAACACGGTGAACCACCCCGGGCCTCGGCTCATGAACCATGCGGCCAAGGGAATACTGGAACACCTCGGCATGACCCCGCCCCCTGCAGAGGCATTCGACGCCTTGGGTGATCCGTTCCCGGAATTTGAGCAACCCATCAATCCCAAAGTGGGAGCCTTTTTCGGCTGGGATTTTGCCACGCCCGAGACCAAGTACAATATCTACGGACGCAAGATGACCTATGCCCGGTACGTGGCCAACTACGTGGAAGCCCGCTCAAAGGGCGTCACTGATTTCATCGGCTATTTGCAGGGCGAATATCTCGACAGCTAGCCTACCGCTTCATCCCATGCTTCTTGAGCAATTCGTATAGATATCCACGCGAGACCCCGGCGATTTCGGCGGCCTTTTTCATGTTGCGCTCACTGCGATCCAGCAGCATCTCCACATATTCCCGTTCCGCCTTGTCGCGGTAATCCTTGAGCTTGGGAAACACGGCAACGGCAGGAGCAACAGAGGGAGACATGGTCGTGTTGTTCAGCCCGGCCTGCGCGGCCTTGATACGCACCTGTGTGGGCAGATGGCGGCTGTAGATCATGGGGCCGTCCTGTGCAGCGGCAAGGGCACGGCGCACGGCGTGCTTGAGCTCACGGACATTGCCCGGCCACGGATAGGCATGCAGCGTGGCCCAGAATTCATCGCTTATCTCCTTGCAGGCCACGCCGAGTTCCTTGCAGGCGGCTTCGAAATAGTGGCGGGCCAGCAGTTCCAAATCCTCCAGGCGATCGCGCAGCGGAGGCAAGGTCACGGTCACGCCGCGTAGTCGATACAGCAGGTCGCTGCGGAACAGGCCGAGACGAGCCATCTCTTCCAAGTCTTTGTTGGTAGCGGCCACCAGACGAAAATCGGATTCCCGTTCGGACTGGCTACCCACCGGACGGAAGCGGCCGGTTTCGAGTACACGCAGGAAGGATGCCTGCATCTCCAGCGGCAACTCACCGATCTCATCCATGAACAGCGTCCCGGTGTGCGCCTGCGCGATCACGCCATCGCGGGAACGGTCGGCGCCAGTGAACGCGCCACGCACATGGCCGAAAAGTTGTGACCCGATCAGAGTGGGCGACAAAGCAGCGCAGTCGAGGGTGACAAAGGGACGCGCCGCGCGGTTACCCCGCTCATGCACGGCCTTGGCGAACAACTCTTTACCCGTACCGGTCTCGCCATGGATCATGGTGGGCACATCCATGCGGGCGGCATCCTCGATCTTGGCAAGGCACTGCATCAGGAGCGGGCTGGCCCCGATAATCCCGGAAGGTCGATTCTCCCTGCTCCTGGCGGGTGCCTGATGTTGTCGGTATGTGACCACGTCGCGCACCGACTGCTCGATCTTGTCCACGGTCAGGGGCTTGGTCAGATATTCCCAGCCGCCCTGCTCCAACACGGTGGCTGCGCCGGTGGAGTCGCCATGGCTGGTGATGACAATGACC of the Pseudodesulfovibrio sp. zrk46 genome contains:
- the cobT gene encoding nicotinate-nucleotide--dimethylbenzimidazole phosphoribosyltransferase, producing the protein MQNQFDAAVAAIQPVDTSLAAKGQAHLDNLTKPQGSLGRLEDLALQMFLINQGEGPAADPMRIYTVAGDHGVVEEGVSLFPQEVTRQMILNFLNGGAGINVLSKTAGAELYVVDAGSCGEGYDEHPNLIQAKVAPGTANLAVGPAMTREQCLEALLLGISLADRAHEDGVRTLGTGDMGIGNTTPSTALYCAYLGLEPEAMTGPGTGLDKNGVASKAVIIGRGLETNKAAIESGDPVAILAALGGLEIATLAGLIIGAAKNRQLVCVDGFISTAAYTAAWKICPAVQDYCVISHASAEPGHITAVEAMGLRPLLSLGFRLGEGTGAACAMYLVRSAADIYNKMATFADAGVAEATE
- a CDS encoding WcbI family polysaccharide biosynthesis putative acetyltransferase — encoded protein: MTKELCIVHANCQGEPLVERLMACPEFAAQYDCRLFTNYVREPVPDDVLGRCSLFLHQYLGPKWNELASDVLIGKLPANARHLCVPNMFFTGYWPMWSGAGGFNYRCTHLDSYIDMGLSPEETVMLFLRSDVQSKYDLPGLVEASLKRERERESHTPIKYVHVIEEEFGSRRLYNTVNHPGPRLMNHAAKGILEHLGMTPPPAEAFDALGDPFPEFEQPINPKVGAFFGWDFATPETKYNIYGRKMTYARYVANYVEARSKGVTDFIGYLQGEYLDS
- a CDS encoding sigma-54 dependent transcriptional regulator, which produces MAKILLIDDEQMMHVLFADVTAGLGHHFEAAESLAEGWAKAESGDHDVVFLDVLLPDGNGIEELNRYKDLPGSPEVIVITSHGDSTGAATVLEQGGWEYLTKPLTVDKIEQSVRDVVTYRQHQAPARSRENRPSGIIGASPLLMQCLAKIEDAARMDVPTMIHGETGTGKELFAKAVHERGNRAARPFVTLDCAALSPTLIGSQLFGHVRGAFTGADRSRDGVIAQAHTGTLFMDEIGELPLEMQASFLRVLETGRFRPVGSQSERESDFRLVAATNKDLEEMARLGLFRSDLLYRLRGVTVTLPPLRDRLEDLELLARHYFEAACKELGVACKEISDEFWATLHAYPWPGNVRELKHAVRRALAAAQDGPMIYSRHLPTQVRIKAAQAGLNNTTMSPSVAPAVAVFPKLKDYRDKAEREYVEMLLDRSERNMKKAAEIAGVSRGYLYELLKKHGMKR